A stretch of DNA from Brachyhypopomus gauderio isolate BG-103 chromosome 7, BGAUD_0.2, whole genome shotgun sequence:
TCATCATATTATAGGATAGTTACTTCCAAGAATCTAAGTTAGTCGctgtttattagagcataataATGTGTTATTTCATTGGTTAGACATCTTCCCTGTcttttaatgtaaataataatacaaataaacagagtaggtgtgtccaaaccCTTGACTGGTAGTGTAAACAGTGGCGGAcatagcaatttgggggctcaaggcaaatttagctagggggcccatcaacattaatatgtgagaaataagttagctagtctgggggcccctacagtgggctgcagtgggaggggcccaaagcagttgcctagccacgcctctatgcaaagaccgcctctgagtGTAAATGTGGTTATTAATTACTTAATAACAAGTATGTAGGTTATGTGTGCCGAAACATCACTCCACATAATGCTTACGTAATGATGTTGGctatacatttacattaatcCAGTGACTGGATTTTACAAGAGGCAACATGACATACTCATAGTCACGGTCGAGGAATAGCAGGCCGTGTTGAAAACATGCAGTTTTAGGTCAAGAGCGACACGACTAACACGAGACGTTGCACACACGTAAACACGGActttgggggggggtgtcaacAGCCAGTTTTGGTAAACCCGCgccccagttctcaagccatttgtgtccctcccacctatgaaatcaaaatttcgtCCATGCACGTAAACAAAGACGAGCTCGGCACAGGACtagcacacacaatatatactaGACGCATAACAAGCCCAGCGTGACACATTTAGACCAGGGGGTCCAAAATGAGGGCCGGATTTGGTGAGGTGAACATGTGTTCACGGGGGCCCATCCATTCAGCCTGGCATTCCGGAGCATTCTGCATATATTATTTTTAGTCTACTGCCATCTtttggtgaaatataaaatcaaCTTTTCAAAGTTCTGTAAAATCAACAGAAAAGTCAACAGAGGCTGCGAGCCAGTGAAAATTTGAACGCGCTCCGTACTTTGGAGACCCTTGCATAAACTGATGAGATGGGGGAACATATATCTAAACAGCCACACCGGAAGTACATATGGACagggactacacacacacacacacacacacacacacacacacacacacacacacacacacacacacacacacacacacacacccgatgggaggggtctggggctgtaacgtgacaccCATCAACTATAACTGCTTATTATAAAGTTTGAATCTTATCTGGTCGAGCAGGAAGAGCAAGAGACTTATAATTCTCTGGCTCAGATAAACGTATTAACTCATGTTAGTGACATTTTTAGAATGGACAAAATGATGGTGTAGATTAAGTAGTATTAAAAAAGAAGTTATTAATTAAATAGattaataaattaattattTTCTGAATGTTTGTTTGACCTGACAAATGAGGAACTATCATATGAATTTCTTGATTTTTTTTAGGGATCTCAACCAGTGCAGCCAATGCAGCCTGTGCAAATGTCTCAACTTCaggtaaataaatgtatttccTCATTTCAGTAAGATTTTATATATTACCATacagtaattattattattataattatgattctaattattattgttgttgttatagaCAGTCCACTGAGCCGGTATTTCCCTGTACATGCCCTGTTCATATAATGGGACCTAACGGCAATAACACTACATATTTAGTAAATTATGAAGAAACTAGACGTCAATGGCTGAATAAATTCTGATGTAGATTTTACTAAAATATATGTATCAATTGACAAACACGAGTAAAATCTTCTCTGAATGCCTGTTTGACTTGACAATCAGAAGTTGCGTCTGAATGTCCAATTGACCTGGCAAAAGAGGAATTATATTATGATTTTTTTGGTTTTCTGCAGGGAACTCAACCCAAGCAACCACACCAGCTACAGGTAAAGAAACCTGTTTCTTCATTTTAGTCACATTTTTGCAATAACTAAAAAAGTCTAAAACATTTTCTTCAGCAGTTCAATATTGCAACTAAATTGGCCAACAAGTAGAACACGATCTCTCCTTGTAAATGTGCGTACAACAGTACAACAGTAAAACAGTACAAcagtaaaacagtaaaacagtacAACAGTACAACAGTACAACAGTACAACAGTAAACTCACGTTCACTCTGATCTCATGCTGGCAACATTTTCAGGTGCTGCGTTCATCGATGCAAAGTGGGCAGAACTGGTACAGAGGGCCAGTGGAATGGAGTCCATCTTGGACAGTCTGCTGATGAAGAACATCCTTACGGATGAGCAATACAACAACATCATGTCAGAGAAAACGCAGCAGAAGATGATGAGAGAATTAATCCGTGGGCCCTTGAAAGCGGCTGGTAACACAGGGAAAAATGCTCTTTATGAAGTTCTGATGGTTCAACagtcctgcatgatgaaggacCTCGGCGCTCAGTGAAGACTAACACAGGGCTGTTGTGGTTATCTGTCAGGGAAGCAAATACATTACATTTAATTGTTATCAACTCATCTTTGTAATGCCTTTGTTTATGTGTAATAGCATAAAGTCCTGAAACTGAAACTTATAATTTTGTCCAGATGTCATTTTCATTTCTCAGTCATGACCCAGTACTCAGctggccctcacacacaccacacacatcaatcACAGCCcttatacacaccacacacatcaatcACAGCcctcacataccacacacatcaatcacagccctcacacataccacacacatcactcacagccctcacacacaccacacacatcaatcacagccctcacacacaccacacacatcaatcACAGCcctcacataccacacacatcaatcacagccctcacacacaccacacacatcaatcacagccctcacacacatcaatCACAGCcctcacataccacacacatcaATCACAGCCCTCACAGCATTACAAAGACAGCAATGTAATTTAGCTACAATAATCCCGCCTTTCTGATTAAGGAAGCTGCAGATGAGTATTTTAGCTGACAAATATTACATGGACTTTGTTTTAATAAAACAGATTGTGATTTGCTGCAGTCACCTGAAGctcagcaacaaaacaaacaaacaaaaaccaaatTCACATACAGGCATTTTTATTGTTAATAAAACTGTTAATAACAATCTAACAATAATCCTGCCATGTAAATTGTAAAACATAGTAAGGTATGATTatgaaaattatatatattttcaaaCACATCACTGATAAAAATACAAGGAGAATATCATAAAGCCAAAGTGTTTATACACATTTCTTCTTGTGATTATTCATTAAGTGTGTAGCAACAGTCTAATGTGTTTCATCTCACTCGCTGAGGAGAAAATTGTTGTGGCCAACTACACTAATCTCACTACGGTTGGAAACACATGCCTCAACTTTTCATGCAGCCCTTTTGTAATATTCCTGAAAATGTTATTAAGATAATGcaacaaaatgaaaattttcACAGCCCTGGGTTCACCTGCTATCAACAGCTTTTGTTAATGCTTACAGAAATATGTAGGCACAGAACCTAATTCTGAATGTAAGTAAATGTAACTTCAAAATCTATACAATCTTACAAACATCCCAACCAGATTGTTAACCATTGGTATGCCTGAGCACCAACACTATGACTATACTGGCAAAGGAGACGTTATTCCAGGTGCACGCCGGCACAGTTGTCCTTCACCATAGACTGTCTGTAAAGAAAATAAATCTGGAGCTTAGTGTCATTCTGAATCACATATCATATGTCATATATCACATTTATGCATTATAAAGGTGAATATGAATGAGTTTGAATTCCCTTTCAAAGGGTCGAGCAACAAAGGATGGATCTCACCTTTTTTGTGCAAAGTAAGCTTTCCTGGCGTCCCGAGCCTCATTTTCTGCTGAGATCTTTTTATAGCAGTGCACGAGCACCCCGATGATCCACAGCTGCAGGAAGACGATCAGCAGGTACATCATAATCTCCGAAATCACTGAGGTCAACTCACGATTGGctgaggacgcaggagagaacaaaacaacacgAGAGTGCAAATGAGACAGGAGAGATCATAATAATGATTATTATGAAGATATTAATAAACTTGTGATCACttcataaaaaaacaaattaatGTTTGGTAAATGAATGTAAAATTGACTGAGAACAAAGACACCACCTTCTGGAACAACAGTCAGCTCAACTGTTTTCTGGACTTGGATCTGGTAATCCCCCACAGGCAGGAATAGTGTGCGGTCAAACGAGCAGATGTAGGTGCCTGTGTCATTGAATGTGACATTACGGAGAAGGACGGCTCCCAACTGAACATCTTCTGTCCCTTTCGTCCCATGCCACTCAAGCCGATTCTCAAAGTCATCATGGAGAACGTTTGAAACTGGGTGCTCATAATGGAAGATCTAGCCGGGACACAAGCACAGTTCAGTAAAGTAGGGATGCAAAAACAGGAGCCTCTTATTTTTAGAATGTCAAATGGTGAACCTAGAGACCTACAATCATTCTAATGTACCATAGATGTCTCTAATATTGGGATATTGCTCAACTGGATTGGGTGGGTTAGATTTAGATTTAGTATGCTTTTACAGAGTCTTGCATTCGCTAATATTTGTTTGGGGTGGCCAAACAAAAGTATTTGCCATGTATTTGCAGAAGCATAGCCTAGATAGGCAGAAGCATGGTCTATATTTGACATAGTCTATATTTGAATGGATGTTGTTACAACCTTCTTTGTCTTAAACCAAACAGAGTGCATACTTTAGTCACCAGAGCATCAGCGCGCTAAGAGCTCATTGTTGTCCCAGTGTTGGAATATTTGGTTTAAATCATCATAGGCTTGAAAAGACGATGATCAGAATCTGGAGCAGCTGACTCCCTGTGCAGTGGCGTGACCCTCCCAGCTGCCTGTCTCGGTGTAAATGATCCACACTGCTGCGTGAACACGAGAGCTTTGGCCCCAGTGGATCAACAACACACTAGATCAGGGGGgaactcaactggcggaccgcgatCTGGATCCGgagcccccccccgctcaacaacttatgtttGCCActcccgccgcaccggacctcaggtcacaggtatctgccaaaattggaccgcggacaaatttagttgagtacccctgcactaGATGATGTCTCACTTGGTCATTATATCTGGCTCGTCTGTAGCAACTCAAAGCTCTGTGAACTTACAGGCTCGTAACAGTAAATGCACAGATTGGCATCAGCACTCAAACAAATCAAGCTTGAATTTCTCTACCGCCTACACTTTACACTGTAAATgcgtatttgaatttgtagcttTCCCTTCTGAAATCCATCTGCTTCGGTTCATTACTGAGAATTAGTTGTGTGGGCAAAACAACACTCAGTGTAAAGTTGCACCCCTGAGGTTTCAATACCAGTTGACATCAGGATGTCACCGAATCTTTATGGTGTGTTCATGAGGACATGGGCACCATGTGTTTGTAATCCACACTCACATGGGTGAACACGTCAGCTCCAGAGGGTCTGAAGTGCCAGTCCACAGTAGTAGAAGCAGGGACCTCCTGCCTCCTCTTACATGAGATACAGCTCAGTAAGAAGCTCCCCCCAGCCACCGCTTCTGTCAGAGAGTCCACCTCCACACAGGCAGCATAGCACAGAGGTGCTGCCCACCCTGCCAGTAGGGGGCagtaacacagacacagacacaacacacagccaCAAGAGAGGGAAGTGGGGAGGCGGTCAGTTTAGCTCTAAGCACACTGAATTAAGCTGGTTTTAGTGAAAAagtcaaataaaataattatttgtaCCAGTGATGATCCTGGTTGATTGGAATCAGTACCTGCACCCACACGGACCCTACGCAATTGAGGTTGTTTGCttctttttaaatgaagtaTTTTAAGATTAGGGTGGGCATAACTGGCTAACAGTAAAATATTTGTGTGGGCTTAGCTGGCTAATTGTTCAAACAGGAGTAGTTTGAACAAATGTACTCAAAGCTTAAACTCTAGCAAATTGTGTCAGCTGTAAACAACACGTGTCCCAGACTTTGGAGTAAAAACTGCGACTATTACTGCTTACTAGTTTTAGCCCAGTTATATTTACATAATCAATCCTGCATGAGAGTCTCACTGTAAATGTAACTCTAAAAAAAGTCTAACAAGTTTACAGCActtctaaagaaaaaaaaacattttaaatgttacaAAAATGTTTGTCACCTTACCGTATATAAAAATCACCACCACAGACAAAAATGATTTGAATTGTAGAGACATTTTCAAAAGATTGGCTCTGAACTGGATTAAGATATTGTCTCCCAAAAACTTTAGCGAGTGTCAGCTGGTAAATGTCTTATTGATCCTGATAACAGGCCGCACTTCGCTGAGTCGTCAGTGCGATATCGCACTTCTTAGATTTCACTTCAATGTCCCTGAAATACTTGTAGATTTACTGTATTTTCGCTGTTTTCCCTCAATCTCCGTCTCAATTCCAAGTCTACTGGGGTTTTTGGAGAATAGCGTCCTCCCGCCTAGCCCGCGTTTTTAAGAGAGATAAATTTAGACCGTGTGAATCTAAGTCTTAATATGACACCCCAGCAATTCAAGGTGGTATTTGAGAAGTTAAGATTTGGTCGAAGGTCTTCAAACATTTATCTACACAACTCGGAAATATTTTTTCTACGATTCAAAAATTGTTGGTGTTTATTTATAACAACGTTTGGTACGTAGCCTACAAACAAATAGAAAACTGGATCATTCCTTAAGTGAGTTTAATTTAtattatgttgtttgtggtaatCGTGGCAAGCACAAATAAAGTAGTTTCAGGTTTGGACGTTCATATTTAGCACGAGTGAAACTAATATCTCTGTAGCCTACAGAAATACGGTGTAATGTTCAGGTTAAAGATCTTCTAACATATTCAAGTCTAAACGAATGTTGTTTCTGGTATAGACCCTACATTTTTACAGAATGAATGACTTGACTTGACATGACTTGGTATGTTAAAGCATTTTAGTATAGCCTTTAAATATTCACAGAACTTTTGAAGACGGATCTGTGTGCAATACAGAGTGCTGCCAGTAGATGGAGACGTAGGACCATCGGCTCTTTCTGGCCAGTAAGTGCAGGACTCCAAGACCTGACGGGGCCCATCTTGTTGCGTATTCCCGTTATTCATTCAAAAAATGAGTGTTTCTGCTGGGTGCCCAACGAGTCTGGGCGCTATGGTCTGTTTGGCTTAAGAGACAGAAGGCCGAGTCAAACAAATAAAGAGAAATGATCAAAGATCTGTTCCTGTGTCCAAATCATTGCTTTGTTCCAGGAAGAAGGGAGGTCACTGTAACTCAAGGGCATACACCATCACACAAAATTGCCTACATCAAATAAATTATAGAGAGAAGAAATATATATAAAGCAGACATCGGCAGACAGCTGAACACAGTGCTGGACCAAACCAAGTCAAAACCCATCTAAGCCCAATCAAAACGAAGCCTATCACCTCTGATCATTTCTGCACATTTTCAAGCATAGAGACTAAAGCCTCTTCTCCACTGTAGGGCCACACATTAATGACTATTGACAGTGGACCCTGTAATACCAGGTCCAGGCAAACAGGTTCAGCACAACACTAAAAACAATCCAAACCACTCCAATTTTCCACCTTGTCAGACACATTTGCAAACAGTGGCTGGAGTTATATAAGTTTTGTTCTTCAACAAAATGAATATATAGTGTCAGTAAATTTGAGGTTGTTCTGAATAGCCACCTAACGTATTTATACTAGTGAATAGTGAACATGTAATATATACTGCTTATTAAAATCATATTTTAACTACCTAATTCAAGTTTCGAGAAACAAATACATTTCAATACAGGCATTCCAAGGTCGTGTTATGCTATTTGTAGAAGTACACGAAAGCTCAGATGTCTTGCAAGACACGGCTTGGCTCACtagtttgtttttgttaatgtacattgttatatttatgtatttgtgcTTGGTATTGTTCTAAATAACTTCATAAACAAGCACATAGGCCTGTGAAAATGTTAATCATGTCATCTTAAATTGCTCAAGTAATCTAAATTCAAAGCCTTACACTGCAATCttcataaaacacaaatgttaAACAAACCTAGGCCTAGCAGGAATGATTAAATTGACTTAATTCATGATGAATTTATAGATTTGTCTGTATCTAAAGATAAAAGCACTGGGCCTTATAACCACTCAATTTGTGTGTCCCATCCACAACAACCTTCACGATACATAACTGACCACCCAACAGAGGAAAGTCAAAATAACGAAGAGAGCGTGTAAACATTGAAGAACCTCTGTAGAAGGCTAGTGTAtgttttcttctgctgaacTGATACCAAGAGTCAATGTCAGTATGCAGTAAACAAGGCCGTTTCAAAAAGGTTAATGAAACGTGCTTCACGCAAGTAAAGTAATGCATGATACAAACGTGTTGTCCCTTCCTGAGTAAATGTTGTTTTAACTAAGACATGTTCAGGATAGGGTTAAGACAGAGACCTTGAATTTAGACGTCGAACTGAGGAACGTGTGAAGAGCGCGCGGAGATAAACTCGCGCGTGCACGACCGCGCGCTGGTTTCCTCCAGTAACTCGCACGTGTTCAGTATTTATATTTAGCCCTGATCGCACAGCCAGATGCTCCCTGACGGCCAGGAGGCGTTCAGTCGTTCGAGTGCAAAACATCCAGTGCCATACTGAGGCAATATACCGCATTTAACCGATTCCGCCACCGGACCCGAAATAGCAAGAGTTCAGAGGAGTTATAATCAGGATCGGTGTGAGTTAAAACTAGACTAGTAAACATTTACGCGCTGCGATTGCGTTCAACTGCAAAGTCATGTCATGCTTTAAAAAAACCTTTGCACAGCCTAACAACACTGGATGTTTCGGAGGAAAAGAAAATGTACACGCTTGCTTAGAACGGGCATCCTAACATAGTCAAAGAAAGAAGACTAAATGTTTTATAACAAGGATTCATTGGTTTGTATATATAGGTTACATTAAACGATTAGCCTAAGCTTTCTCTTGTTCTGTTCCCTTCCCAATAAAGCAAGGTGACCCTTCACTTGGTCACGTGAGACGGTGGGAACGGGACATCACTCACCAGCTACACCCCCAGGTGCACCAGCTCCCCCCACACAAAGACACGCGTTAGGCGTCACGCGAAGAATGGCTGGAACAGACCATGAAGGTAAGGGGGTGTTagtctgtgtttaaaataaaTCTGTGTATCTCTGCATTAGTTGTATGCCTAATTTTAATATAACAAAATGTATGTCTGCAAGCGGCAACCCCAAAATACACAATCGGCTAAATCAAACAATTACCTTTATCATACTTTGCGATAAGGACATTTTATTGCCAATAAATCCCATGGTATTAATTCGAAAAAATCTAAATATTAGTGGGATTGAACCTTCAAGTTTGCTAGACCAATATAGTGTAAGCCTGAATATGCCTATAGACCAGTTTTCACAGTTCTGGTCTTTCTCACTGGTAATGCACGTTTAGTAAGAATTTAATGTAAACAAATCCTGAAATTGTCGGTTGGCACCCTGaatttaagaaaaaaataaataattattataacaCTGCACTGGTAGCCTACCTGTTTTTAAGTAGGctaaagccctatccggacgggattagtttttcagggggacgtctgtgaaaaatatttcacccttgtactcagtgataaaactcttgcatccggacagcaattgaaaaaacaggaggacccgtgagtttttggctttctcggtcacatgacatcgccttgtcacgtgatagcatgtttaataatgtcacactgccaactctgatgattcctttttaacttttaactttacta
This window harbors:
- the pycard gene encoding apoptosis-associated speck-like protein containing a CARD, with amino-acid sequence MEKTTRDHICDSLEDLDDGQFKRFADKLVDSKLEPRTRRKAVDGKDRGDVATHLINFYTEKPAVDITIKILQAIDCNKVAKDLEGSTGISTSAANAACANVSTSGNSTQATTPATGAAFIDAKWAELVQRASGMESILDSLLMKNILTDEQYNNIMSEKTQQKMMRELIRGPLKAAGNTGKNALYEVLMVQQSCMMKDLGAQ
- the LOC143519630 gene encoding sodium channel regulatory subunit beta-1 isoform X1 gives rise to the protein MSTATHRSYTLGARFHGDPRKDSAILRVTPNACLCVGGAGAPGGVAGWAAPLCYAACVEVDSLTEAVAGGSFLLSCISCKRRQEVPASTTVDWHFRPSGADVFTHIFHYEHPVSNVLHDDFENRLEWHGTKGTEDVQLGAVLLRNVTFNDTGTYICSFDRTLFLPVGDYQIQVQKTVELTVVPEANRELTSVISEIMMYLLIVFLQLWIIGVLVHCYKKISAENEARDARKAYFAQKRQSMVKDNCAGVHLE
- the LOC143519630 gene encoding sodium channel regulatory subunit beta-1 isoform X2, with the translated sequence MSLQFKSFLSVVVIFIYGWAAPLCYAACVEVDSLTEAVAGGSFLLSCISCKRRQEVPASTTVDWHFRPSGADVFTHIFHYEHPVSNVLHDDFENRLEWHGTKGTEDVQLGAVLLRNVTFNDTGTYICSFDRTLFLPVGDYQIQVQKTVELTVVPEANRELTSVISEIMMYLLIVFLQLWIIGVLVHCYKKISAENEARDARKAYFAQKRQSMVKDNCAGVHLE